Proteins encoded in a region of the Veillonella parvula genome:
- a CDS encoding GlsB/YeaQ/YmgE family stress response membrane protein has protein sequence MLWSIIVGGFIGFLAGAITNKGGAMGIIANVVAGLVGSSVGQAIFGIWGPSLAGMALIPSVLGAVIVVAVVSFFFGKKG, from the coding sequence ATGTTATGGTCAATTATTGTTGGTGGTTTTATCGGTTTTCTTGCAGGAGCCATCACTAACAAAGGTGGAGCAATGGGCATTATTGCCAATGTTGTTGCTGGTTTAGTTGGTTCGTCTGTAGGTCAAGCAATATTTGGCATATGGGGTCCTAGTTTAGCTGGCATGGCATTAATTCCTTCTGTTCTTGGCGCTGTAATTGTTGTTGCTGTTGTTTCGTTTTTCTTCGGGAAAAAGGGATAG